In Ignavibacteria bacterium, the DNA window CCGATCATTCCGGCATTGACTTTTTCAGTAATTGAACGTGCTAGCCCGCCGCTCTGAGTGAAAACAGAAGACGCATTCCCGTAATGCGAACTATGCTGTATTTTTATTGCCTCGTCAACATTTTCAGTGCGAATTATTACAATCACCGGACCGAAGACTTCTTCCTTTGCGATCCGCATCTCCGGACGTACAAAATCAATTACCGTTGGACCAACATAAAAGCCGTTTTCCTTTCCTTTGACAGTATAATTTCTTCCATCAACTAAAACTTTTGCACCATCATTTTCAGCATCGGTGATATATCCTTCAATTCTTTCTTTAGCTTTATTAGAAATTACAGCGCCAAGATTCACGCCAGGAATAATTTTTCTGGCTTCTTTGCATAATTCTTCTATGATATGATCAACTGAGCCGACGGCAATCATAGATGCTGCAGCCATGCATCGCTGCCCAGCACAGCCCGACATCGAAGCAGCAACATTTGTTGCGGTCATTTCAACATGAGCATCGGGAAGAACGAGTAAATGATTTTTTGCACCACCCAAAGCTAAAACTCTTTTTAAATTTGAGGACGCACGGACATAGACTAACTTTGCAATTTTAGTTGAGCCGACGAATGAAACTGCATCAATCCCTGGATGATCGCAAATTGCTTCGACCGTTTCCTTTGCACCATGGACTACATTGAAAACTCCATCAGGTAATCCGGCTTCTTTCAGTAATTCCGCAATTCGATTCGCACTGAGCGGAACTAATTCAGATGGTTTTAAAATCATAGCATTACCGAGTGCGATTGCATTTGGAATTGTCCAATTCGGCACCATATTTGGGAAATTAAATGGTGTGATTGAGGCAACCACTCCCACAGGGAATCTTTCAACTCGACATTCAACTCCTTTACTTACTTCAAGAACTTCACCCGAAGCAATTTGAGGCATTGAACAGGCGAATTCGGTAAGCTCAATACTCTTTTCAACTTCTGCTTGTGCTTCCGTATATGTCTTCCCATTTTCTTCACTGACTAATTCAGTCAGTTCTTTCATATTCTTTTCAAGAAGCGAACGATATTTGAATAAAACCTGCACTCGTTCTTTGATAGGAACTGCGGCCCAGCTTACAAGAGCACTTTTTGCCGCTGTAACTGCTTTGACCAGGTCAGAATAATTGGAAAGATAAACTTCTGAAATTTTTTTGCCATCAATGGGGGATGTTACATCTAATTTTCCTTGGCTGCCTTTTATATACGAACCACCAATAAAATTTTCAACTGCGGGATATTTCATTTGATTCTCCTATAAGAAAAATATTACTAAGAGGAATCTTTTGCTCTTAGAGTGCGAAAATAAAAATTACATATCCAAGTAGCAAGAAAATGATTTGTACATTCAGTTATTTACAACCGAAATTATAATCATCTGCTGACGAAACTACAATCGGAGTTCCCGGTTTAATATGTACCGAATTCTTCACTCAGCTTCCGAAGAACTTGGATGTTTTCTCTTTTTACCATCGGTGCGATTGAACATGCCGTGCTGAGAATAAAACCACCGTCTTGCTTACCTATTTCAATTATTTCTTTAACATCATGAATGATTTTCTTTTCATCACCGTATAGAAGAGTATTCACTGAATCGATATTACCTTTAATAAAAACTTTTTTCCCAAGTCTTCTCTTAGCATCTGGAAGCTCAACATCACCCAATGGTTTTGGATCAAGACATTCGATCCCAGTTGTACCGGATTCAATCATCATTTCTAATCTATCGTTAATCGCTCCACATGTGTGAATGTAAACATGCGTCCCTTTCTCTTTTATAACTTTAATGATTTGAGATTCATATGGAAGAACAAATTCACGATAAAAATCCGGCGAAATAAAACCCGCTCCAGCAAACGGCGAAGAAACTTTTACCGCGTCTATTTTTTGGTCACACATCTCGTTTGCAAGCTGAACAATCCCATTAGTAAATCTTTGAAGGAGGGATTTACATTTCTCAGATTCCTCGATGAGTGCAATGAGCGCATTCTCATAACCGAGAAGATCAAGCAGATAATCGAACGGCGAGGTCACTTCACCATGGATGGAATACTCATCGCCAACTTTTGCATGAAGCATTTTAAAAATCTCAAACTTATTTTTTAGGTCGATCTTAAAATGAAGTCCGGCGGAAACGGGAATGTAATCTATTTCAGTTGGAATCGATTCTATATTCAGATCCTCAATCGAAATAAACTTTCTGGTCTCGTAGAATTCTGGGAAAGGTAAATCCTCGCGGGTAAAGATGTATTTCCTATCTTTTCCGTAAAGTACATCAAGACCGTTTTCTACTGTCCGATTATGAAAATCTCTATCCCATTTTTGTATATGCCCGTGAAGACTTACCAGAATTCCATCGAAATTGTAAATCTCTCTCAGCTTAATTAAACCATCGGCAAAAGTATGCACATCGAACCAAAAATCAACGGGAGATACTTCTGGAAGCTGCTGAAGCATATGTCCGATACTCATTTGACACATAACAGGAATTCGATCGGGCAATTCAAACTTCATGGCTTTTAGAATTCGTTCTCTTGGTGTCATTACTAGGCTATTTTCCTAAAAAGTGTAAGAATTTACTGATTTATCAAATTGTATTTACGAACTTAATATAGTAATTTTGTTTAGTTTTTTACAAAAATTAACATTTCTAAGGTGAAACCATGTCTAAGACAAATTTTAAAAATGAACCATTTTTAGATTATTCTGATAAAAAGAATCTTTCAAAAATCAAGAAGGCAATTGAAAAAGTCGAAAGTCAATTTGGAAAAGAATACCCTTTAGTAATTAATGGTGAAAGAATTTTCACTGAATCAAAATTCACTTCTATCAATCCATCTAACAAAGATGAGGTTGTTGGAACATTTCAAAAGGCAACAAAGGATTTAGCAAACAAAGCAATACTCGATGCCAATTCAGTATTTGAAAGCTGGAA includes these proteins:
- a CDS encoding CoA-acylating methylmalonate-semialdehyde dehydrogenase, yielding MKYPAVENFIGGSYIKGSQGKLDVTSPIDGKKISEVYLSNYSDLVKAVTAAKSALVSWAAVPIKERVQVLFKYRSLLEKNMKELTELVSEENGKTYTEAQAEVEKSIELTEFACSMPQIASGEVLEVSKGVECRVERFPVGVVASITPFNFPNMVPNWTIPNAIALGNAMILKPSELVPLSANRIAELLKEAGLPDGVFNVVHGAKETVEAICDHPGIDAVSFVGSTKIAKLVYVRASSNLKRVLALGGAKNHLLVLPDAHVEMTATNVAASMSGCAGQRCMAAASMIAVGSVDHIIEELCKEARKIIPGVNLGAVISNKAKERIEGYITDAENDGAKVLVDGRNYTVKGKENGFYVGPTVIDFVRPEMRIAKEEVFGPVIVIIRTENVDEAIKIQHSSHYGNASSVFTQSGGLARSITEKVNAGMIGVNIGVPVPREPFSFGGWNESRFGVGDITGKSSIEFWTKLKKITTKWNPEARVNWMS